Proteins encoded within one genomic window of Streptomyces kaniharaensis:
- a CDS encoding ABC-F family ATP-binding cassette domain-containing protein, which produces MAVNLATIESVTKVYGTRTLLDAVSLGVSEGDRIGVVGRNGDGKTTLIRILAKLEEADGGRITWNGGLQLAVLTQHDSLDPEATIRHEVIADRADHEWLGDARIRDIIEGLFGGLDLPGFADGLDTVIGPLSGGERRRIALAKLLLGSPDLIVLDEPTNHLDVEGINWLAEHLRKRRSALVCVTHDRWFLDQVCTRMWDVQHGDVHEYEGGYSDYVFARAERSRIEAVEEQKRQNLARKELAWLRRGAPARTSKPRYRIEAANALIADVPEPRDKSELMKFANARLGKTVFDLEGVTVKAGPKLLLENLTWQLGPGDRIGLLGVNGAGKTSLLRALRDAYASEGDVQPASGVIKVGKTVRLAYLSQEVAELDPEIRVLQAVEQVRSRVDLGKGREMSAGQLCEQFGFGKDKQWTPVGDLSGGERRRLQLLRLLMDEPNVLFLDEPTNDLDIETLNQLEDLLDGWPGSMIVISHDRFFIERTTDVVHALLGDKRMRMLPGGVDEYLERRARMAASAVPVAAAPVVEAAATGLSGGDLRAAKKEMQKLERQIAKLDEKESKLHAQLAEHAADFSKVAELDAQLRAVRDEKEELEMSWLELAEQV; this is translated from the coding sequence GTGGCCGTCAACCTCGCCACCATCGAGTCCGTCACGAAGGTCTACGGCACCCGCACCCTGCTGGACGCGGTCAGCCTCGGCGTCAGCGAGGGCGACCGGATCGGCGTCGTCGGACGCAACGGCGACGGCAAGACCACCCTGATCCGGATCCTCGCCAAGCTGGAGGAGGCCGACGGCGGCCGGATCACCTGGAACGGCGGCCTCCAGCTGGCCGTCCTCACCCAGCACGACTCGCTCGACCCCGAGGCCACCATCCGGCACGAGGTGATCGCCGACCGGGCCGACCACGAGTGGCTCGGCGACGCCCGCATCCGCGACATCATCGAGGGCCTCTTCGGTGGCCTCGACCTGCCCGGCTTCGCCGACGGCCTGGACACCGTCATCGGCCCGCTGTCCGGTGGCGAGCGCCGCCGGATCGCCCTGGCCAAGCTGCTGCTCGGCTCGCCCGACCTCATCGTCCTCGACGAGCCCACCAACCACCTCGACGTCGAGGGCATCAACTGGCTCGCCGAGCACCTCCGGAAGCGCCGCTCCGCGCTCGTCTGCGTCACCCACGACCGCTGGTTCCTCGACCAGGTCTGCACCCGGATGTGGGACGTCCAGCACGGCGACGTGCACGAGTACGAGGGCGGCTACTCCGACTACGTCTTCGCCCGCGCCGAGCGCTCCCGGATCGAGGCCGTCGAGGAGCAGAAGCGCCAGAACCTGGCCCGCAAGGAGCTCGCCTGGCTGCGCCGCGGCGCCCCCGCCCGCACCTCCAAGCCGCGCTACCGCATCGAGGCCGCCAACGCCCTGATCGCCGACGTGCCGGAGCCGCGCGACAAGTCCGAGCTGATGAAGTTCGCGAACGCGCGGCTGGGGAAGACGGTCTTCGACCTCGAGGGCGTCACGGTGAAGGCCGGCCCGAAGCTGCTGCTGGAGAACCTCACCTGGCAGCTCGGCCCCGGCGACCGGATCGGCCTGCTCGGCGTCAACGGTGCTGGCAAGACCTCGCTGCTGCGCGCCCTGCGCGACGCGTACGCCTCCGAGGGCGACGTGCAGCCCGCGTCGGGCGTGATCAAGGTCGGCAAGACCGTACGGCTCGCCTACCTGTCGCAGGAGGTCGCGGAGTTGGACCCGGAGATCCGGGTGCTCCAGGCCGTCGAGCAGGTGCGCTCGCGCGTCGACCTCGGCAAGGGCCGCGAGATGAGCGCCGGGCAGCTGTGCGAGCAGTTCGGCTTCGGCAAGGACAAGCAGTGGACGCCGGTCGGCGACCTGTCCGGTGGCGAGCGGCGGCGGTTGCAGCTGCTGCGGCTGCTCATGGACGAGCCCAACGTGCTGTTCCTGGACGAGCCCACCAACGACCTGGACATCGAGACGCTCAACCAGCTGGAGGACCTGCTGGACGGGTGGCCGGGCTCGATGATCGTCATCAGCCACGACCGGTTCTTCATCGAGCGGACGACGGACGTGGTGCACGCGCTGCTCGGCGACAAGCGGATGCGGATGCTGCCGGGCGGCGTCGACGAGTACCTGGAGCGGCGGGCCCGGATGGCTGCTTCCGCCGTGCCGGTCGCGGCTGCCCCGGTCGTCGAGGCGGCTGCCACCGGGCTGTCGGGCGGGGACCTGCGGGCCGCCAAGAAGGAGATGCAGAAGCTGGAGCGGCAGATCGCCAAGCTGGACGAGAAGGAGAGCAAGCTGCACGCCCAACTCGCCGAGCACGCCGCCGACTTCTCCAAGGTCGCGGAACTGGACGCGCAGCTGCGGGCCGTCCGGGACGAGAAGGAGGAGCTGGAGATGAGCTGGCTGGAGCTGGCCGAGCAGGTCTGA
- a CDS encoding FUSC family protein: MATPLTAGLLAHRLDLGVFAGLGAMHATMNDRDESIGLRTARIGTAVLASALGMLIGTALQHAHADATTLGTALTATAFASGVLSATGPRGSAAGMLLLVSAALGSGMPLPQLWWAAAPMMLAGAAFVFVLGLRPTSDPRTRALAAAYEALARMLADLGTPQGAASRQVLTARLNQVQDLMTKQETDPRYAAVLAATEAATGLLWALRPVPPEVADVPARLARAVEDDSTEVTVPDWRPDTPARQALDVALRAAADTVAGRDTALGTAPAPPPDPWHLRARLLSRGSVRYGLRVALCIAIGQAVSANYQLSKSYWLPMTIAFVLKPDLGSVFLRAVSRSVGTVLGVALTAIVVGVTTNEWILTAVAALCVALLPYATAAHYGLNTVVITPMALVLIQLGGQSSAAEFWPRVLDTALASAIVLLFGYLLWPERPRHRIEPRLIEATTTLKSYLDATTGHGDQSQVWLRRTAYRSLADARHEVQQGLAEPPPTGRLAEQWLPATAALERLGGAVAAYAAQIRYGGRVPDPAEVDRVRRALDDLTTAARNHRPPTGATPRPTKPHDPTRSALGRAADELEVLLTK, encoded by the coding sequence ATGGCAACGCCCCTCACCGCCGGCCTGCTCGCGCACCGCCTCGACCTCGGGGTGTTCGCCGGGCTCGGGGCGATGCACGCGACGATGAACGACCGTGACGAGTCGATCGGGCTGCGCACGGCGCGGATCGGGACGGCGGTCCTCGCCTCCGCGCTCGGGATGCTGATCGGCACGGCCCTCCAGCACGCGCACGCCGACGCCACCACCCTCGGCACCGCGCTGACCGCCACGGCCTTCGCCTCCGGCGTCCTCAGCGCCACCGGTCCGCGCGGGTCCGCGGCCGGGATGTTGCTGCTGGTGTCGGCGGCGCTGGGCAGTGGGATGCCGCTTCCCCAGCTCTGGTGGGCGGCGGCGCCGATGATGCTCGCGGGCGCGGCGTTCGTCTTCGTCCTCGGCCTGCGCCCGACCTCCGACCCGCGCACCCGCGCGCTCGCCGCCGCTTACGAAGCGCTCGCCCGCATGCTGGCCGATCTCGGCACGCCGCAGGGCGCGGCCTCGCGCCAGGTGCTGACGGCCCGCCTGAATCAGGTGCAGGACCTGATGACGAAGCAGGAGACCGATCCACGGTACGCAGCCGTCCTCGCCGCCACCGAGGCGGCGACCGGGCTGCTGTGGGCCCTGCGCCCGGTCCCGCCCGAAGTCGCGGACGTCCCAGCCCGCCTCGCACGCGCCGTGGAGGACGACAGCACAGAGGTCACCGTCCCGGACTGGCGGCCGGACACCCCGGCCCGGCAGGCGCTGGACGTGGCGCTGCGCGCCGCCGCCGACACCGTGGCCGGCCGCGACACCGCGCTCGGCACCGCTCCCGCGCCTCCGCCCGATCCGTGGCACCTGCGCGCACGGCTGCTGTCCCGCGGTTCGGTGAGGTACGGCCTGCGCGTGGCGCTGTGCATCGCCATCGGCCAGGCCGTCAGCGCCAACTACCAGCTCAGCAAGAGCTACTGGCTCCCGATGACGATCGCGTTCGTCCTCAAGCCGGATCTCGGTTCGGTGTTCCTGCGCGCGGTGAGCCGCTCGGTGGGCACCGTGCTGGGGGTGGCACTCACCGCGATCGTCGTGGGCGTCACCACGAACGAGTGGATCCTCACCGCCGTCGCCGCCCTCTGCGTCGCCCTCCTCCCCTACGCGACGGCGGCGCACTACGGGCTGAACACGGTCGTGATAACGCCGATGGCCCTGGTCCTGATCCAACTCGGCGGTCAGAGCAGCGCAGCCGAGTTCTGGCCCCGGGTGCTGGACACGGCCCTGGCGAGCGCGATCGTGCTGCTCTTCGGCTACCTGCTCTGGCCGGAACGCCCCCGCCACCGGATCGAGCCCCGCCTGATAGAGGCGACGACCACGCTGAAGAGCTACCTGGACGCGACAACCGGGCACGGGGACCAGTCCCAGGTCTGGCTGCGCCGGACGGCCTACCGGTCCCTCGCCGACGCCCGCCACGAGGTGCAGCAAGGCCTCGCCGAGCCGCCGCCCACCGGCCGGCTGGCCGAGCAGTGGCTGCCGGCGACGGCGGCGCTGGAGCGACTGGGCGGAGCGGTGGCGGCGTACGCGGCGCAGATCCGGTACGGCGGCCGGGTGCCCGACCCGGCCGAGGTGGACCGGGTCCGCCGGGCCCTGGACGACCTGACCACGGCCGCCCGGAACCACCGCCCACCGACCGGAGCCACACCCCGCCCGACGAAGCCGCACGACCCGACGCGCAGTGCGCTGGGCCGTGCGGCGGACGAACTCGAAGTCCTGCTCACCAAATAA